The Geothrix oryzae DNA window AACACATCCTCCAGCGTGGCGCGGCGGATGTGGACCTGCTGGAAGGGGACGGCGGCGGCCTCGGCGGCCTCCAGCAGCCGGGGCAGCAGGGCCTTGGGATCGGGCGTGGGGATCTCCCACAGATCGACGCGGGGCTCCACGGCCTGCCCCAGGCGCGCGGCGAAGGCCGCGGAGTCGGGGGCGGCCCCCTCGAAGGTGAGCTCCACCACGCTGGGAATGGCCAGATCCGCGATGAGCGAGGCGGGCGTGCCCGTGGCGATCACCTTCCCATGATCCATGATGGCCAGGCGGTCGCACAGGGCCTCGGCCTCGTCCATGTAGTGCGTGGTCAGCACCACGGTCCGGCCCTCGCCCTTCATGCGCCGCACCACATCCCACAGGCTGCGGCGGGCCTGGGGATCGAGGCCGGTGGTGGGCTCATCGAGGAACACCAGCTCGGGGTCGTTCACCAGGGCCAGGGCGAGGGCCAGCCGCTGCTGCTGACCGCCGCTGAGGGTGATGTGATAGGCGTCGGCCTTCTCCTGGAGCTGCACCAACTCCAGGAGATCTTCGGTGCTCCGCCGCTTGGGGTAGTAGCTGCCGTAAAGGTCGAGCGATTCCCGCGGCGTGATCTTGTTGAAGAGGCTGGTGCTCTGCAGCTGGACGCCGATGCGGGCGCGGATCTCCTGCCCCTCTTTCGCCCAGGTCAGGCCGAGGATCTCGATGTCCCCGGCATCGGCCTCGGTCAGGCCCTCGATGATCTCCAGGGTGGTCGTCTTGCCCGCGCCGTTGGGGCCGAGGAGGCCGAAGACCTCGCCCCGGGCCACTTCCAGATCCACGCCATCCACCGCGAGGACTTTGGGGAAGGACTTTCGCAGGCCGCGGATGCGGAGGGCTGGAGCGGACATGGATTCCTCCGGAACGACCATCATGCCCGGGTTCGACCTCTGTGGGCACAGCCAAAGAGACCCGGACCAGGGCGCGGCCATCCAATCCGCG harbors:
- a CDS encoding ABC transporter ATP-binding protein, whose protein sequence is MSAPALRIRGLRKSFPKVLAVDGVDLEVARGEVFGLLGPNGAGKTTTLEIIEGLTEADAGDIEILGLTWAKEGQEIRARIGVQLQSTSLFNKITPRESLDLYGSYYPKRRSTEDLLELVQLQEKADAYHITLSGGQQQRLALALALVNDPELVFLDEPTTGLDPQARRSLWDVVRRMKGEGRTVVLTTHYMDEAEALCDRLAIMDHGKVIATGTPASLIADLAIPSVVELTFEGAAPDSAAFAARLGQAVEPRVDLWEIPTPDPKALLPRLLEAAEAAAVPFQQVHIRRATLEDVFLHRTGRSLRE